The following are encoded together in the Lagopus muta isolate bLagMut1 chromosome 7, bLagMut1 primary, whole genome shotgun sequence genome:
- the LOC125696385 gene encoding zinc finger protein 250-like isoform X3 has product MGQRQMLVGSCPTPVPSAHPIHSPPQYGGLLKPLRFWGRSVVQDDPFGDVQSRVRRPWGLQLGEPYRDRDGVPSSCPVPLFAPCPPAISCPLRALRCPRIPHRALRAGRCGRTTAPGTHRAAFVCAPAPPEPRGRRRCPAAAPRAAPHPAACAQAIVAGIPRAWVEISYCHLAMEPGEDPQDGRHRGVASPHGTAAFSSPEKKWAGVKHEIVVKMEPEDESCVGYLQDLGARASVPSVPSVLSTRVKMEAVVKAEPEDDSHSNHCYQEEEEPPDPTAGDAKPEVIVKVEPEEAVCIVCPQGPGDKGAVDSEKHLKEELEDVEPERALQAVPEHRIIHMGTGTEPVPPASAAGHRPTTAPSTEAARRPRGTERPFGCGECGKSFQHRGNLITHLRVHTGERPFACGVCGKSFSQKGDLMRHQCTHTGEKPFECTVCGKSFCSKQTFVLHQRIHTGEKPFSCGDCGKSFNRKANFVTHQKIHRGERPFVCAECGKGFCAKKTFILHQKIHVGERPFGCPQCGKSFSRNGDLTRHHRIHTGERPFACADCGKSFSHNGELIKHRRIHTGEKPFACTECGKSFNRKGTLTTHRRIHTGERPFPCAECGKSFNLKTTLMKHARIHTGERPFACSDCGKSFKYKGNLRTHRLTHTVRRVYPCTECGRVFGRRKELSGHQGAHAGERVPSCYRDGGSFRPFVPARPLLVPRTQTQLPLSECEQGERTDGTGCGSGRGCAWSRGTVPSGGQRAAL; this is encoded by the exons ATGGGgcaaaggcagatgttggtgggcTCCTGCCCCACACCTGTGCCCTCGGCCCACCCCATCCACTCACCCCCTCAGTATGGGGGTCTGCTGAAGCCTCTTCGTTTTTGGGGCCGTTCTGTGGTTCAGGACGACCCTTTTGGAGACGTGCAAAGCCGGGTGCGGCGCCCATGGGGTCTCCAGCTTGGAGAACCCTACAGAGACAGAGATGGGGTCCCCTCCTCGTGCCCTGTGCCCCTCTTTGCCCCGTGCCCCCCCGCTATCTCCTGTCCTCTCCGTGCCCTGCGGTGTCCCCGCATCCCGCACCGGGCGCTGCGGGCGGGGCGCTGCGGGCGGACTACAGCTCCCGGCACGCACCGGGCAGCCTTTGTCTGCGCTCCCGCACCTCCCGAACCCCGCGGCCGTCGGCGGTGCCCCGCGGCAGCCCCCCGAGCGGCGCCG caCCCGGCTGCCTGTGCCCAGGCTATTGTTGCAGGCATTCCCAGGGCCTGGGTGGAGATTTCTTATTGCCACCTTGCAATGGAGCCAGGGGAGGACCCCCAGGATGGGAGGCACAGGGGAGTCGCCAGTCCCCATGGCACAG CggctttctcttccccagaaAAGAAGTGGGCTGGTGTGAAGCACGAGATTGTGGTGAAAATGGAGCCAGAGGACGAGTCCTGCGTTGGGTACCTGCAGGACCTGGGGGCACGGGCCAGCGTCCCCAGCGTCCCCAGTGTTCTCAGTACCA GAGTGAAAATGGAGGCGGTGGTCAAAGCGGAGCCTGAGGATGACTCACACAGCAACCACTGCtaccaggaggaggaggagccccCCGACCCCACTGctg GTGATGCCAAGCCTGAGGTCATCGTGAAGGTGGAGCCGGAGGAGGCGGTGTGCATCGTGTGTCCCCAGGGCCCAGGTGACAAAGGCGCTGTGG ATAGCGAGAAGCATCTCAAGGAAGAGCTGGAGGATGTGGAACCAGAGAGggccctgcaggctgtgcctgAGCACCGCATCATCCACATGGGCACGGGCACAGAGCCTGTCCCACCGGCGAGCGCCGCCGGGCACCGACCCACCACGGCCCCCAGCACCGAGGCGGCCCGGCGGCCCCGCGGCACCGAACGTCCCTTTGGCTGCggtgagtgtgggaagagcttccaGCACCGAGGGAACCTCATCACCCACCTGCGTGTGCACACCGGGGAGAGGCCGTTTGCCTGCGGCGTCTGCGGGAAGAGCTTCAGCCAGAAGGGCGACCTGATGCGGCACCAATGCACCCACACGGGAGAAAAGCCCTTCGAGTGCACCGTGTGCGGGAAGAGCTTCTGCTCCAAGCAGACCTTTGTGCTGCACCAACGCATCCACACCGGGGAGAAGCCCTTCTCCTGCGGCGACTGCGGGAAGAGCTTCAACCGCAAGGCCAACTTCGTCACGCACCAGAAGATCCACCGCGGCGAGCGGCCCTTCGTCTGTGCCGAGTGCGGGAAGGGCTTCTGCGCCAAGAAAACCTTCATCCTGCACCAGAAGATCCACGTGGGAGAGCGGCCCTTCGGCTGCCCccagtgtgggaagagcttcagccGCAACGGCGACCTGACGCGGCACCACCGCATCCACACCGGCGAGCGGCCCTTCGCCTGCGCCGACTGCGGGAAGAGCTTCAGCCACAACGGGGAGCTGATCAAACACCGGCGCATCCACACGGGCGAGAAGCCCTTCGCCTGCACCGAGTGCGGGAAGAGCTTCAACCGCAAGGGCACGCTCACCACCCACCGGCGCATCCACACGGGGGAGCGGCCCTTCCCCTGCGCCGAGTGCGGGAAGAGCTTCAACCTGAAGACGACGCTGATGAAGCACGCGCGCATCCACACGGGGGAGCGGCCCTTCGCCTGCAGCGACTGCGGGAAGAGCTTCAAGTACAAAGGCAACCTGCGGACGCACCGCCTGACGCACACGGTGCGGCGCGTTTACCCCTGCACGGAGTGCGGCCGGGTCTTCGGGCGCCGGAAGGAGCTGAGCGGGCACCAGGGCGCGCACGCTGGGGAGAGGGTCCCGTCCTGTTATCGGGACGGGGGATCCTTCCGACCCTTCGTCCCCGCACGCCCGCTGCTCGTGCCCCGCACGCAGACGCAGCTGCCGCTCTCCGAGTGCGAGCAGGGGGAGCGCACGGACGGAACGGGGTGCGGGAGCGGCAGGGGGTGCGCGTGGAGCCGAGGGACGGTGCCCTCCGGCGGGCAGCGCGCGGCGCTCTGA
- the LOC125696385 gene encoding zinc finger protein 250-like isoform X2: MGQRQMLVGSCPTPVPSAHPIHSPPQYGGLLKPLRFWGRSVVQDDPFGDVQSRVRRPWGLQLGEPYRDRDGVPSSCPVPLFAPCPPAISCPLRALRCPRIPHRALRAGRCGRTTAPGTHRAAFVCAPAPPEPRGRRRCPAAAPRAAPSPVVPTAQHPAACAQAIVAGIPRAWVEISYCHLAMEPGEDPQDGRHRGVASPHGTEKKWAGVKHEIVVKMEPEDESCVGYLQDLGARASVPSVPSVLSTRVKMEAVVKAEPEDDSHSNHCYQEEEEPPDPTAGDAKPEVIVKVEPEEAVCIVCPQGPGDKGAVDSEKHLKEELEDVEPERALQAVPEHRIIHMGTGTEPVPPASAAGHRPTTAPSTEAARRPRGTERPFGCGECGKSFQHRGNLITHLRVHTGERPFACGVCGKSFSQKGDLMRHQCTHTGEKPFECTVCGKSFCSKQTFVLHQRIHTGEKPFSCGDCGKSFNRKANFVTHQKIHRGERPFVCAECGKGFCAKKTFILHQKIHVGERPFGCPQCGKSFSRNGDLTRHHRIHTGERPFACADCGKSFSHNGELIKHRRIHTGEKPFACTECGKSFNRKGTLTTHRRIHTGERPFPCAECGKSFNLKTTLMKHARIHTGERPFACSDCGKSFKYKGNLRTHRLTHTVRRVYPCTECGRVFGRRKELSGHQGAHAGERVPSCYRDGGSFRPFVPARPLLVPRTQTQLPLSECEQGERTDGTGCGSGRGCAWSRGTVPSGGQRAAL, translated from the exons ATGGGgcaaaggcagatgttggtgggcTCCTGCCCCACACCTGTGCCCTCGGCCCACCCCATCCACTCACCCCCTCAGTATGGGGGTCTGCTGAAGCCTCTTCGTTTTTGGGGCCGTTCTGTGGTTCAGGACGACCCTTTTGGAGACGTGCAAAGCCGGGTGCGGCGCCCATGGGGTCTCCAGCTTGGAGAACCCTACAGAGACAGAGATGGGGTCCCCTCCTCGTGCCCTGTGCCCCTCTTTGCCCCGTGCCCCCCCGCTATCTCCTGTCCTCTCCGTGCCCTGCGGTGTCCCCGCATCCCGCACCGGGCGCTGCGGGCGGGGCGCTGCGGGCGGACTACAGCTCCCGGCACGCACCGGGCAGCCTTTGTCTGCGCTCCCGCACCTCCCGAACCCCGCGGCCGTCGGCGGTGCCCCGCGGCAGCCCCCCGAGCGGCGCCG AGCCCtgttgtgcccactgcccagcaCCCGGCTGCCTGTGCCCAGGCTATTGTTGCAGGCATTCCCAGGGCCTGGGTGGAGATTTCTTATTGCCACCTTGCAATGGAGCCAGGGGAGGACCCCCAGGATGGGAGGCACAGGGGAGTCGCCAGTCCCCATGGCACAG aaAAGAAGTGGGCTGGTGTGAAGCACGAGATTGTGGTGAAAATGGAGCCAGAGGACGAGTCCTGCGTTGGGTACCTGCAGGACCTGGGGGCACGGGCCAGCGTCCCCAGCGTCCCCAGTGTTCTCAGTACCA GAGTGAAAATGGAGGCGGTGGTCAAAGCGGAGCCTGAGGATGACTCACACAGCAACCACTGCtaccaggaggaggaggagccccCCGACCCCACTGctg GTGATGCCAAGCCTGAGGTCATCGTGAAGGTGGAGCCGGAGGAGGCGGTGTGCATCGTGTGTCCCCAGGGCCCAGGTGACAAAGGCGCTGTGG ATAGCGAGAAGCATCTCAAGGAAGAGCTGGAGGATGTGGAACCAGAGAGggccctgcaggctgtgcctgAGCACCGCATCATCCACATGGGCACGGGCACAGAGCCTGTCCCACCGGCGAGCGCCGCCGGGCACCGACCCACCACGGCCCCCAGCACCGAGGCGGCCCGGCGGCCCCGCGGCACCGAACGTCCCTTTGGCTGCggtgagtgtgggaagagcttccaGCACCGAGGGAACCTCATCACCCACCTGCGTGTGCACACCGGGGAGAGGCCGTTTGCCTGCGGCGTCTGCGGGAAGAGCTTCAGCCAGAAGGGCGACCTGATGCGGCACCAATGCACCCACACGGGAGAAAAGCCCTTCGAGTGCACCGTGTGCGGGAAGAGCTTCTGCTCCAAGCAGACCTTTGTGCTGCACCAACGCATCCACACCGGGGAGAAGCCCTTCTCCTGCGGCGACTGCGGGAAGAGCTTCAACCGCAAGGCCAACTTCGTCACGCACCAGAAGATCCACCGCGGCGAGCGGCCCTTCGTCTGTGCCGAGTGCGGGAAGGGCTTCTGCGCCAAGAAAACCTTCATCCTGCACCAGAAGATCCACGTGGGAGAGCGGCCCTTCGGCTGCCCccagtgtgggaagagcttcagccGCAACGGCGACCTGACGCGGCACCACCGCATCCACACCGGCGAGCGGCCCTTCGCCTGCGCCGACTGCGGGAAGAGCTTCAGCCACAACGGGGAGCTGATCAAACACCGGCGCATCCACACGGGCGAGAAGCCCTTCGCCTGCACCGAGTGCGGGAAGAGCTTCAACCGCAAGGGCACGCTCACCACCCACCGGCGCATCCACACGGGGGAGCGGCCCTTCCCCTGCGCCGAGTGCGGGAAGAGCTTCAACCTGAAGACGACGCTGATGAAGCACGCGCGCATCCACACGGGGGAGCGGCCCTTCGCCTGCAGCGACTGCGGGAAGAGCTTCAAGTACAAAGGCAACCTGCGGACGCACCGCCTGACGCACACGGTGCGGCGCGTTTACCCCTGCACGGAGTGCGGCCGGGTCTTCGGGCGCCGGAAGGAGCTGAGCGGGCACCAGGGCGCGCACGCTGGGGAGAGGGTCCCGTCCTGTTATCGGGACGGGGGATCCTTCCGACCCTTCGTCCCCGCACGCCCGCTGCTCGTGCCCCGCACGCAGACGCAGCTGCCGCTCTCCGAGTGCGAGCAGGGGGAGCGCACGGACGGAACGGGGTGCGGGAGCGGCAGGGGGTGCGCGTGGAGCCGAGGGACGGTGCCCTCCGGCGGGCAGCGCGCGGCGCTCTGA
- the LOC125696385 gene encoding zinc finger protein 250-like isoform X1, with amino-acid sequence MGQRQMLVGSCPTPVPSAHPIHSPPQYGGLLKPLRFWGRSVVQDDPFGDVQSRVRRPWGLQLGEPYRDRDGVPSSCPVPLFAPCPPAISCPLRALRCPRIPHRALRAGRCGRTTAPGTHRAAFVCAPAPPEPRGRRRCPAAAPRAAPSPVVPTAQHPAACAQAIVAGIPRAWVEISYCHLAMEPGEDPQDGRHRGVASPHGTAAFSSPEKKWAGVKHEIVVKMEPEDESCVGYLQDLGARASVPSVPSVLSTRVKMEAVVKAEPEDDSHSNHCYQEEEEPPDPTAGDAKPEVIVKVEPEEAVCIVCPQGPGDKGAVDSEKHLKEELEDVEPERALQAVPEHRIIHMGTGTEPVPPASAAGHRPTTAPSTEAARRPRGTERPFGCGECGKSFQHRGNLITHLRVHTGERPFACGVCGKSFSQKGDLMRHQCTHTGEKPFECTVCGKSFCSKQTFVLHQRIHTGEKPFSCGDCGKSFNRKANFVTHQKIHRGERPFVCAECGKGFCAKKTFILHQKIHVGERPFGCPQCGKSFSRNGDLTRHHRIHTGERPFACADCGKSFSHNGELIKHRRIHTGEKPFACTECGKSFNRKGTLTTHRRIHTGERPFPCAECGKSFNLKTTLMKHARIHTGERPFACSDCGKSFKYKGNLRTHRLTHTVRRVYPCTECGRVFGRRKELSGHQGAHAGERVPSCYRDGGSFRPFVPARPLLVPRTQTQLPLSECEQGERTDGTGCGSGRGCAWSRGTVPSGGQRAAL; translated from the exons ATGGGgcaaaggcagatgttggtgggcTCCTGCCCCACACCTGTGCCCTCGGCCCACCCCATCCACTCACCCCCTCAGTATGGGGGTCTGCTGAAGCCTCTTCGTTTTTGGGGCCGTTCTGTGGTTCAGGACGACCCTTTTGGAGACGTGCAAAGCCGGGTGCGGCGCCCATGGGGTCTCCAGCTTGGAGAACCCTACAGAGACAGAGATGGGGTCCCCTCCTCGTGCCCTGTGCCCCTCTTTGCCCCGTGCCCCCCCGCTATCTCCTGTCCTCTCCGTGCCCTGCGGTGTCCCCGCATCCCGCACCGGGCGCTGCGGGCGGGGCGCTGCGGGCGGACTACAGCTCCCGGCACGCACCGGGCAGCCTTTGTCTGCGCTCCCGCACCTCCCGAACCCCGCGGCCGTCGGCGGTGCCCCGCGGCAGCCCCCCGAGCGGCGCCG AGCCCtgttgtgcccactgcccagcaCCCGGCTGCCTGTGCCCAGGCTATTGTTGCAGGCATTCCCAGGGCCTGGGTGGAGATTTCTTATTGCCACCTTGCAATGGAGCCAGGGGAGGACCCCCAGGATGGGAGGCACAGGGGAGTCGCCAGTCCCCATGGCACAG CggctttctcttccccagaaAAGAAGTGGGCTGGTGTGAAGCACGAGATTGTGGTGAAAATGGAGCCAGAGGACGAGTCCTGCGTTGGGTACCTGCAGGACCTGGGGGCACGGGCCAGCGTCCCCAGCGTCCCCAGTGTTCTCAGTACCA GAGTGAAAATGGAGGCGGTGGTCAAAGCGGAGCCTGAGGATGACTCACACAGCAACCACTGCtaccaggaggaggaggagccccCCGACCCCACTGctg GTGATGCCAAGCCTGAGGTCATCGTGAAGGTGGAGCCGGAGGAGGCGGTGTGCATCGTGTGTCCCCAGGGCCCAGGTGACAAAGGCGCTGTGG ATAGCGAGAAGCATCTCAAGGAAGAGCTGGAGGATGTGGAACCAGAGAGggccctgcaggctgtgcctgAGCACCGCATCATCCACATGGGCACGGGCACAGAGCCTGTCCCACCGGCGAGCGCCGCCGGGCACCGACCCACCACGGCCCCCAGCACCGAGGCGGCCCGGCGGCCCCGCGGCACCGAACGTCCCTTTGGCTGCggtgagtgtgggaagagcttccaGCACCGAGGGAACCTCATCACCCACCTGCGTGTGCACACCGGGGAGAGGCCGTTTGCCTGCGGCGTCTGCGGGAAGAGCTTCAGCCAGAAGGGCGACCTGATGCGGCACCAATGCACCCACACGGGAGAAAAGCCCTTCGAGTGCACCGTGTGCGGGAAGAGCTTCTGCTCCAAGCAGACCTTTGTGCTGCACCAACGCATCCACACCGGGGAGAAGCCCTTCTCCTGCGGCGACTGCGGGAAGAGCTTCAACCGCAAGGCCAACTTCGTCACGCACCAGAAGATCCACCGCGGCGAGCGGCCCTTCGTCTGTGCCGAGTGCGGGAAGGGCTTCTGCGCCAAGAAAACCTTCATCCTGCACCAGAAGATCCACGTGGGAGAGCGGCCCTTCGGCTGCCCccagtgtgggaagagcttcagccGCAACGGCGACCTGACGCGGCACCACCGCATCCACACCGGCGAGCGGCCCTTCGCCTGCGCCGACTGCGGGAAGAGCTTCAGCCACAACGGGGAGCTGATCAAACACCGGCGCATCCACACGGGCGAGAAGCCCTTCGCCTGCACCGAGTGCGGGAAGAGCTTCAACCGCAAGGGCACGCTCACCACCCACCGGCGCATCCACACGGGGGAGCGGCCCTTCCCCTGCGCCGAGTGCGGGAAGAGCTTCAACCTGAAGACGACGCTGATGAAGCACGCGCGCATCCACACGGGGGAGCGGCCCTTCGCCTGCAGCGACTGCGGGAAGAGCTTCAAGTACAAAGGCAACCTGCGGACGCACCGCCTGACGCACACGGTGCGGCGCGTTTACCCCTGCACGGAGTGCGGCCGGGTCTTCGGGCGCCGGAAGGAGCTGAGCGGGCACCAGGGCGCGCACGCTGGGGAGAGGGTCCCGTCCTGTTATCGGGACGGGGGATCCTTCCGACCCTTCGTCCCCGCACGCCCGCTGCTCGTGCCCCGCACGCAGACGCAGCTGCCGCTCTCCGAGTGCGAGCAGGGGGAGCGCACGGACGGAACGGGGTGCGGGAGCGGCAGGGGGTGCGCGTGGAGCCGAGGGACGGTGCCCTCCGGCGGGCAGCGCGCGGCGCTCTGA
- the LOC125696385 gene encoding zinc finger protein 250-like isoform X4 produces the protein MGQRQMLVGSCPTPVPSAHPIHSPPQYGGLLKPLRFWGRSVVQDDPFGDVQSRVRRPWGLQLGEPYRDRDGVPSSCPVPLFAPCPPAISCPLRALRCPRIPHRALRAGRCGRTTAPGTHRAAFVCAPAPPEPRGRRRCPAAAPRAAPAIVAGIPRAWVEISYCHLAMEPGEDPQDGRHRGVASPHGTAAFSSPEKKWAGVKHEIVVKMEPEDESCVGYLQDLGARASVPSVPSVLSTRVKMEAVVKAEPEDDSHSNHCYQEEEEPPDPTAGDAKPEVIVKVEPEEAVCIVCPQGPGDKGAVDSEKHLKEELEDVEPERALQAVPEHRIIHMGTGTEPVPPASAAGHRPTTAPSTEAARRPRGTERPFGCGECGKSFQHRGNLITHLRVHTGERPFACGVCGKSFSQKGDLMRHQCTHTGEKPFECTVCGKSFCSKQTFVLHQRIHTGEKPFSCGDCGKSFNRKANFVTHQKIHRGERPFVCAECGKGFCAKKTFILHQKIHVGERPFGCPQCGKSFSRNGDLTRHHRIHTGERPFACADCGKSFSHNGELIKHRRIHTGEKPFACTECGKSFNRKGTLTTHRRIHTGERPFPCAECGKSFNLKTTLMKHARIHTGERPFACSDCGKSFKYKGNLRTHRLTHTVRRVYPCTECGRVFGRRKELSGHQGAHAGERVPSCYRDGGSFRPFVPARPLLVPRTQTQLPLSECEQGERTDGTGCGSGRGCAWSRGTVPSGGQRAAL, from the exons ATGGGgcaaaggcagatgttggtgggcTCCTGCCCCACACCTGTGCCCTCGGCCCACCCCATCCACTCACCCCCTCAGTATGGGGGTCTGCTGAAGCCTCTTCGTTTTTGGGGCCGTTCTGTGGTTCAGGACGACCCTTTTGGAGACGTGCAAAGCCGGGTGCGGCGCCCATGGGGTCTCCAGCTTGGAGAACCCTACAGAGACAGAGATGGGGTCCCCTCCTCGTGCCCTGTGCCCCTCTTTGCCCCGTGCCCCCCCGCTATCTCCTGTCCTCTCCGTGCCCTGCGGTGTCCCCGCATCCCGCACCGGGCGCTGCGGGCGGGGCGCTGCGGGCGGACTACAGCTCCCGGCACGCACCGGGCAGCCTTTGTCTGCGCTCCCGCACCTCCCGAACCCCGCGGCCGTCGGCGGTGCCCCGCGGCAGCCCCCCGAGCGGCGCCG GCTATTGTTGCAGGCATTCCCAGGGCCTGGGTGGAGATTTCTTATTGCCACCTTGCAATGGAGCCAGGGGAGGACCCCCAGGATGGGAGGCACAGGGGAGTCGCCAGTCCCCATGGCACAG CggctttctcttccccagaaAAGAAGTGGGCTGGTGTGAAGCACGAGATTGTGGTGAAAATGGAGCCAGAGGACGAGTCCTGCGTTGGGTACCTGCAGGACCTGGGGGCACGGGCCAGCGTCCCCAGCGTCCCCAGTGTTCTCAGTACCA GAGTGAAAATGGAGGCGGTGGTCAAAGCGGAGCCTGAGGATGACTCACACAGCAACCACTGCtaccaggaggaggaggagccccCCGACCCCACTGctg GTGATGCCAAGCCTGAGGTCATCGTGAAGGTGGAGCCGGAGGAGGCGGTGTGCATCGTGTGTCCCCAGGGCCCAGGTGACAAAGGCGCTGTGG ATAGCGAGAAGCATCTCAAGGAAGAGCTGGAGGATGTGGAACCAGAGAGggccctgcaggctgtgcctgAGCACCGCATCATCCACATGGGCACGGGCACAGAGCCTGTCCCACCGGCGAGCGCCGCCGGGCACCGACCCACCACGGCCCCCAGCACCGAGGCGGCCCGGCGGCCCCGCGGCACCGAACGTCCCTTTGGCTGCggtgagtgtgggaagagcttccaGCACCGAGGGAACCTCATCACCCACCTGCGTGTGCACACCGGGGAGAGGCCGTTTGCCTGCGGCGTCTGCGGGAAGAGCTTCAGCCAGAAGGGCGACCTGATGCGGCACCAATGCACCCACACGGGAGAAAAGCCCTTCGAGTGCACCGTGTGCGGGAAGAGCTTCTGCTCCAAGCAGACCTTTGTGCTGCACCAACGCATCCACACCGGGGAGAAGCCCTTCTCCTGCGGCGACTGCGGGAAGAGCTTCAACCGCAAGGCCAACTTCGTCACGCACCAGAAGATCCACCGCGGCGAGCGGCCCTTCGTCTGTGCCGAGTGCGGGAAGGGCTTCTGCGCCAAGAAAACCTTCATCCTGCACCAGAAGATCCACGTGGGAGAGCGGCCCTTCGGCTGCCCccagtgtgggaagagcttcagccGCAACGGCGACCTGACGCGGCACCACCGCATCCACACCGGCGAGCGGCCCTTCGCCTGCGCCGACTGCGGGAAGAGCTTCAGCCACAACGGGGAGCTGATCAAACACCGGCGCATCCACACGGGCGAGAAGCCCTTCGCCTGCACCGAGTGCGGGAAGAGCTTCAACCGCAAGGGCACGCTCACCACCCACCGGCGCATCCACACGGGGGAGCGGCCCTTCCCCTGCGCCGAGTGCGGGAAGAGCTTCAACCTGAAGACGACGCTGATGAAGCACGCGCGCATCCACACGGGGGAGCGGCCCTTCGCCTGCAGCGACTGCGGGAAGAGCTTCAAGTACAAAGGCAACCTGCGGACGCACCGCCTGACGCACACGGTGCGGCGCGTTTACCCCTGCACGGAGTGCGGCCGGGTCTTCGGGCGCCGGAAGGAGCTGAGCGGGCACCAGGGCGCGCACGCTGGGGAGAGGGTCCCGTCCTGTTATCGGGACGGGGGATCCTTCCGACCCTTCGTCCCCGCACGCCCGCTGCTCGTGCCCCGCACGCAGACGCAGCTGCCGCTCTCCGAGTGCGAGCAGGGGGAGCGCACGGACGGAACGGGGTGCGGGAGCGGCAGGGGGTGCGCGTGGAGCCGAGGGACGGTGCCCTCCGGCGGGCAGCGCGCGGCGCTCTGA
- the LOC125696385 gene encoding zinc finger protein OZF-like isoform X5, producing MGGTGESPVPMAQKWAGVKHEIVVKMEPEDESCVGYLQDLGARASVPSVPSVLSTRVKMEAVVKAEPEDDSHSNHCYQEEEEPPDPTAGDAKPEVIVKVEPEEAVCIVCPQGPGDKGAVDSEKHLKEELEDVEPERALQAVPEHRIIHMGTGTEPVPPASAAGHRPTTAPSTEAARRPRGTERPFGCGECGKSFQHRGNLITHLRVHTGERPFACGVCGKSFSQKGDLMRHQCTHTGEKPFECTVCGKSFCSKQTFVLHQRIHTGEKPFSCGDCGKSFNRKANFVTHQKIHRGERPFVCAECGKGFCAKKTFILHQKIHVGERPFGCPQCGKSFSRNGDLTRHHRIHTGERPFACADCGKSFSHNGELIKHRRIHTGEKPFACTECGKSFNRKGTLTTHRRIHTGERPFPCAECGKSFNLKTTLMKHARIHTGERPFACSDCGKSFKYKGNLRTHRLTHTVRRVYPCTECGRVFGRRKELSGHQGAHAGERVPSCYRDGGSFRPFVPARPLLVPRTQTQLPLSECEQGERTDGTGCGSGRGCAWSRGTVPSGGQRAAL from the exons ATGGGAGGCACAGGGGAGTCGCCAGTCCCCATGGCACAG AAGTGGGCTGGTGTGAAGCACGAGATTGTGGTGAAAATGGAGCCAGAGGACGAGTCCTGCGTTGGGTACCTGCAGGACCTGGGGGCACGGGCCAGCGTCCCCAGCGTCCCCAGTGTTCTCAGTACCA GAGTGAAAATGGAGGCGGTGGTCAAAGCGGAGCCTGAGGATGACTCACACAGCAACCACTGCtaccaggaggaggaggagccccCCGACCCCACTGctg GTGATGCCAAGCCTGAGGTCATCGTGAAGGTGGAGCCGGAGGAGGCGGTGTGCATCGTGTGTCCCCAGGGCCCAGGTGACAAAGGCGCTGTGG ATAGCGAGAAGCATCTCAAGGAAGAGCTGGAGGATGTGGAACCAGAGAGggccctgcaggctgtgcctgAGCACCGCATCATCCACATGGGCACGGGCACAGAGCCTGTCCCACCGGCGAGCGCCGCCGGGCACCGACCCACCACGGCCCCCAGCACCGAGGCGGCCCGGCGGCCCCGCGGCACCGAACGTCCCTTTGGCTGCggtgagtgtgggaagagcttccaGCACCGAGGGAACCTCATCACCCACCTGCGTGTGCACACCGGGGAGAGGCCGTTTGCCTGCGGCGTCTGCGGGAAGAGCTTCAGCCAGAAGGGCGACCTGATGCGGCACCAATGCACCCACACGGGAGAAAAGCCCTTCGAGTGCACCGTGTGCGGGAAGAGCTTCTGCTCCAAGCAGACCTTTGTGCTGCACCAACGCATCCACACCGGGGAGAAGCCCTTCTCCTGCGGCGACTGCGGGAAGAGCTTCAACCGCAAGGCCAACTTCGTCACGCACCAGAAGATCCACCGCGGCGAGCGGCCCTTCGTCTGTGCCGAGTGCGGGAAGGGCTTCTGCGCCAAGAAAACCTTCATCCTGCACCAGAAGATCCACGTGGGAGAGCGGCCCTTCGGCTGCCCccagtgtgggaagagcttcagccGCAACGGCGACCTGACGCGGCACCACCGCATCCACACCGGCGAGCGGCCCTTCGCCTGCGCCGACTGCGGGAAGAGCTTCAGCCACAACGGGGAGCTGATCAAACACCGGCGCATCCACACGGGCGAGAAGCCCTTCGCCTGCACCGAGTGCGGGAAGAGCTTCAACCGCAAGGGCACGCTCACCACCCACCGGCGCATCCACACGGGGGAGCGGCCCTTCCCCTGCGCCGAGTGCGGGAAGAGCTTCAACCTGAAGACGACGCTGATGAAGCACGCGCGCATCCACACGGGGGAGCGGCCCTTCGCCTGCAGCGACTGCGGGAAGAGCTTCAAGTACAAAGGCAACCTGCGGACGCACCGCCTGACGCACACGGTGCGGCGCGTTTACCCCTGCACGGAGTGCGGCCGGGTCTTCGGGCGCCGGAAGGAGCTGAGCGGGCACCAGGGCGCGCACGCTGGGGAGAGGGTCCCGTCCTGTTATCGGGACGGGGGATCCTTCCGACCCTTCGTCCCCGCACGCCCGCTGCTCGTGCCCCGCACGCAGACGCAGCTGCCGCTCTCCGAGTGCGAGCAGGGGGAGCGCACGGACGGAACGGGGTGCGGGAGCGGCAGGGGGTGCGCGTGGAGCCGAGGGACGGTGCCCTCCGGCGGGCAGCGCGCGGCGCTCTGA